Below is a genomic region from Prunus persica cultivar Lovell chromosome G3, Prunus_persica_NCBIv2, whole genome shotgun sequence.
AATGAATGAGAAAATGATTCGCCAAGCGTTTGCTTTAACTTTTAATGGTCATCTCtcattgttttctattttggtTATATTCATGCTGTTTTTCAATTGGAGAAGGCAATTAAATGTGGTATTAAATGATATTGTTCCAATCAGTCAATTTTTCTGTATGTCTATTTTACCCTCTTAATTGTTGCATATGAGTTATGAATTTTAGTACAAGCAAAGGGCAACCTTGGCACTCAAATGCAAACAATTTTGTGGGTATCGGTGTATTCTACCTAGCAAAGGGGAATATAACTTTTCTGCATATGTATCTTAATTTTGTGCATTATATAGTGTCAAATTTTGTGCATGtgagttatgaatttttttttagtcatAAATGTTCAAATTTTAGGAGTAACAAATGCATCAAATAGTCAAATgcagtcttcttctttttccacaCTGGAAAGAACGttacttaattaataaaattaacaaattccATTTTCAAGAAGAAGTATATTGGGCTGAACGAGCTCGTATTAATTGGCTCAAATTAGGAGATTCTAATACTAAATATTTTCATGTTGGTATTACTGCTGGACGAAATAATAATCTTATTACTaaaatttaatcaaatttaGATATCTGGATTACTAATCCTACGCAAATTGTTTCTGGTTTTGTCGACGAACATCAATCTCGTTTTCAATATGAGTAccatctttctattttttagtgttattaaaaagaaaattggaattTTACACTACGACCCCATAAAATAACAATCCTGGTTCTGCCTTTGCAAATGAATGAGACTTCTCgaaatattaatatgcaaCTATAATTAACAAACAATCGATATATGAGTTAACATCTGTATATCCGAAGAGAAGAGTTAGAATCTAATACCAAGGGAGTTTGTATACTGTTGATACCAAATACGACCAGCGCCTGATGAAAAGAACCCAACAGCCAGCCCTCGTTACTTAAGGAAGTGAATGGGCCCAAAAAACCCATTATTCTAGGAGGCCCAATGAATAATGGGGCCGACTAGGCCTGTCTCATTCATAAGGTTGGTCCTAGAAGGGCAACGCGTGGAAATACACCACCCTTAGTGCGCCCAAGTGCCCGGGCCCTTCGCCTAAAAGCCCACGCTTTGCTCACTTAAAAGGACCAATTAGCCCATAAATATTCCACTAGCACATAATTCCCTCAAGATGTTTGCCTCTGACTGACCTGTTAAACCATATAGGCTGGATATATTAAAATACTAACCTTGAATATAAGCCACTGATCCTGCCAAGATAAGTGAACCAGTTTGTTGCCAAGATCTTCTTCTCAAAACTAATTTCTTATGCCTGAATTCTAGATGgggtttgaatactttagaGCTTGTTTTTATCCGCTAAGAAGGGACTTGGTATTTATAAGCAAAAGCTCAAGTCTCCTTGCCTATTGTCACGGGTTCGAAACCAGTTGGGAGCACTTTGTAACCAGGGACAAACTGAACCCCTAGCGGGGATTAATCTCACCCTTCAAGTGTGGAGACACCTTGTggtatttattgaaaaaacaaaaaaacacatgtgATGTTATGATTTTAGCATCTGCTATTGTTGCTGCAAAGAGTTTTTCTCGTgagagagggaggaagaaggggaagaggagagagaagggtcGGGGGAGGGATAGGAAAGAACAAATGAAAAGGGAGATGTGTGCTGGGTTGTGGgctctttttcattttatattttattttgacataAACGTTAACCAAGGTTAAGTATGGGACAAGTGTCACTATTTAAGGGTGGTGATAAGCATACACCTTTGATTAAAGTGATGAGTAAAAAGGCTCTCATTCAATAGATGccaaaatatttcaattgatTGAACTATTGAACCACCATGCTCTTAGAATAATGGAGCACAACTTCTCGTTTCACAATTAATTGTAGGCCATTTTAACAGATTAAGTTTGGGATCTGTATTATAGGTGGTTAATATTTTCTCCAATGAAAAGCATACGTCATGTAATTTATTATAGCAAAATAGTTAAGCACATCAAATTTGTGGGGTAAATATGTAATGCAACACCCAGCCAGTTAAACAGTACATTATTGTTTCTCTCATGGATTATTTATTGTTTCCTTTGCACATTGCGCATCTACATCAGATGCCATGTTTGTCAAGGAAGGAGACGACTAGCTGATTGACTTCCTCTGGAAACTGTTCATGCACAAAATGATTTCCTTCTGCCATATATGTAATTTCCAGATCAGGCACGAAATGCTTCACTGCCCCAGTCCGTATGTAGTCTTCGATCCCCGGAAATTTTAAGACGTAGTCCTTCTCACCCACGATAAGCAGTGATGGAGCTGAGACTTTTGGATCAGTTAAACCGCAATCTACTGCCAAAGTTCTGAAACAATAAAGGACCTCTAGTGAAATGATATTTAGGCATATATTGCACTTTAGATAGAACTAGATTATATGCTTCCTCTAGCGAAacattttatttcttgttacCTACCTGTAAGGAACTCGCAAAGGATAACGGAATCCAGATTTCTCATACAAAGATGCATAGACTGAGAGATCTTCCTCAGAAAACCATGGTGGTAGAGGAGTTGCAGGGTCAAACAAATCCATGATTTCTTGATCAGCAGCAGCTATTGGAATCTCACTTCTAGAGAACAGAATGTAGATGTTCCTTATCACCGTCTTAACATCAAAGCGGCCAAAATCTGCCTCTGCGCGCCCCACCGGCTCCTGGAGTTAGGTAAGAATTTAATTAGCAGTATTATCGTAGTCAAACCTTGTAATGATTAGAACAGAGTTGGGAAAAAGCTTTGTCCTGAAACTGAAGATGTTGATTGCAAAATGAGTGTACCTGCCACCTTGATATGTAGAAGCCTTCAGGGAGGAGATGGTTTTGGACAGCAGAGGGGCCTGGTAGCATGAAAGGAATACCTAGGGTTATGACGCCGGATACCCGCTCTGGGTGGAGAGCAGCTACTAGGTATGCAGGCAAAGCTCCAAAATCTTTCCCAACAAGAA
It encodes:
- the LOC18782379 gene encoding bifunctional epoxide hydrolase 2 isoform X1, with the protein product MENIQHKHVEVRGLKLHVAEIGSGPKAVVFLHGFPEIWYTWRHQLVSVASKGYRAIAIDFRGYGLSEQPAEPENDSFIDLVHDVVALLDSLAIDKAFLVGKDFGALPAYLVAALHPERVSGVITLGIPFMLPGPSAVQNHLLPEGFYISRWQEPVGRAEADFGRFDVKTVIRNIYILFSRSEIPIAAADQEIMDLFDPATPLPPWFSEEDLSVYASLYEKSGFRYPLRVPYRTLAVDCGLTDPKVSAPSLLIVGEKDYVLKFPGIEDYIRTGAVKHFVPDLEITYMAEGNHFVHEQFPEEVNQLVVSFLDKHGI